Sequence from the Thermococcus nautili genome:
TTGGAAACAGTATGTATACTGTTTTGTTTTTAATATCTATTTCGTGTTCTTTTTCAGTGGTTCCTCTGTTTAGTCCAAGTTTGTTAGCGATTCTCATGATTGAAATTGTTATTCCTCCGGTTTTTTGTTTTGTAACTGTGTATCCTTCTGGGCTGTCAGTTGCGGTGAGTTTGAGAAGAATTTCCCCTGTATCCTCAATTATGCCTGCTTCAACTAGCACTTTGTCGATCATTGACAAAAAGGCATTTACATCGCTAGAAGCAGGAATATACAGGGCTAAGCGTTCTTTTCCAGTTTTTAGTCGTCCCATGCTGATTATTTTTATTTTTCCATCTGAGCTCTTAGCTCCTTTTTTCTTGGTAATTATCCATTTTGTTTTCTTTTCGAGATCTTTTAGACTCATTCAAATCACCTCCTCTTTACAATGAAAACAATAAAAGACGAAAGAGTTCCCAGTAAGGACCTGCTCCAGGAGTATGTATTCTTATTATTCTTGCTACAATTGTGGTCAGGATTATAATGATGCTAAAGCTGATGACTATGTGTACTGAAATGTCAATTGCCAATTCCACTTTGGCTTTTTCAAGAAAGGACACTACAAGGTAGACAAATACAATCAAATGGTAGAAGTTTATCCTACCCTTTTTCATGTCCTTCACCTCAATGACAATAAGAACAACCCCCTTAAAAACTTTTCCTTACATAACTTTGAATATAATATTCAAAACACAAACATAAAAATAAGACAGTATAGCACCTAACTAATCACACACTTACTCCATCCACAGCGCGGGCAAGTTGCGCAACCGCTCTCCATCCTGAGCTCTACCAGCTCTCCGTCTTTCTCGTAGCAGACCGGGCAGTAAGCCACTCCAAGGAGCTCCTTAATCTTCTCCTCAGGAATCTCCGGTTTCTCCGCGTGGTGCGGGTGCTCTGGCGTCTTTGGCGTGATGGTCTTTGCCGTGCTCAGGGAAAAGCTGAGCGCCGGCGCTTCCTTCTTCTCCTTCCCGTTGGTGCCGTTGAGTATGGCCTCGACGTTGATGAACTTGGCCAGCCAGGGCTCGGCCTCGACAACAGCCTTCAGCTTCTCGACCGCGTACTTGCTCGGCTTGGCTGGAACGCGCTTCCTCTTCTCGCCCTCGACGCTGTAGACCTGCACCGAGAGCGAGCCGTCGCGGTAGACGGTTATTCCTTTACAGCCGAGCTTGTAGGCCAGCAGGTAAGCGGCTTTGACGTCTTCCACCGTTGCGTCGTTCGGCATGTTTATCGTCTTGCTCGCGCTGTCGGTGAGCCAGAGCTGTATGTTGGCCTGAGCCAAGATGTGGTCGAGCCAGTGGACGTCCATCGAGGTGACAAAAACGCGCTGCATGTCCTCGGGAATTTCCTCAAGGCCCTGCACTGAACCGTAGTTGTCGCTTATCTTCTTCAGCAGTTGCTCGCTCCAGAGACCGCGCTTCTTGAGCTCGGACTCGAAGACAGGGTCGACGTAGTAGAACTCGCCGACGGTGACGCTCTTCTTGTAGACGAGGGCAAAGATTGGCTCGATTCCACTGGAGGTGTCGGCTATCATCGAAACCGAGCCAGTGGGTGGGCAGGTGGTCACCATGCCGTTTCTAACTCCATGGCGCTTGATTTCCTCAACAAGCTCGTCCCACGGGAGCGTCCATATCTCGCGGTGGTAGAAGCCCTCGACCGGTAGCTCACCGTCCTTGTATCTGCTCTTCTCGTAGAGCGGGAACGTTCCGCGCTTTTTGGCGGCCTCAACGCTGTACTTGTAGGCGTAGAAGGTGAGGTACTCGGTGGCTTTCCTCATGAATGCGAATCCTTCTTCGCTGTTGTAGGGGATGCCGAGCTTGAAGAGGGCATCAGCTAGGCCCATCATTCCGACGCCTATTCTCCTGGTCAGCTTCGTGTTGTGGTCGATTTCAGGAAGCGGGAAGCGGTTGACGTCGATGGCGTTGTCGAGGTACTTGGCGACCTTTTGAATGACATAGGCGTACTCGTCCCAGTCAAAGTAGGGCTTTCCTTCGTCGTCATACTTTACAAATTTGGCGAGGTTTATGCTCGCGAGGTTGCACGATTCGTATTCGTAGAGGGGCTCTTCACCGCAGTTCTTGCTCACTATCCCGTTTGCTACGTACTCATGAACCTTTTTCATTGTCAACGTGTAAACGAGTCTCTTGCCAACCGGCTCTACACGCATGACCTTCCTGCATCCCTCTGGATAGACATCGACGCATAAGCCTGGCTTGAGGTCTTTCAGACGCACGTATTGGCCCTTAACCTTAACCTCATGCTCTTCGTCACCTATGAGTTCGGTTCCATCTTCGAGAACAATCTTTATTGCGGGCTTAAATCCGACCTTCCACACGTACGCTTCAACTTTTTCACCGTTTGATGCAATGACTTTTACTGGACTCAGGTATGCCCTCTGTTCGCCGCCCTCTCCGAGTACCCCATCATCAATAACGTTAATGGTTTCTGTCCCCTTTGACTTGGCCAGCTCAAAAAGTTCCTCGATTTTCATTTCTCCCTTTTCAGTTAAAATCCTCGTCTCCCCGACCACACACGGGTTAGTAGCCCTTATCGGCCCTCCCTTCGCTTCCGCCAAAACGTTTCTCCTGTTGATGACGTCGAAGAATATAACGCCGGGGTCGGCCTTGCTCCAGGCCATGAAGGCTAACTCCTCAAACAGGCTCTTGGGGTCTATCTCCTTGACCTTCTCGCCGGTCCTCGGGTTGACGAGCGGGTAGCGCTTGCCCTCCTTCAGGGCCTCCCAGAAGTCCTCCCAGATGCCGACGCTGATGTTGAAGTTGCTGAGCACGTTGGTTCCAGTGTTTCTCTCCTTCGCGTGGATGAACTTCTCTATGTCCGGGTGCCAGACCTCCAGGATTCCCATGTTGGCGCCCCTTCTTACGCCTCCCTGCTTGATGACGTCGCTGACGGCA
This genomic interval carries:
- a CDS encoding adenosylcobalamin-dependent ribonucleoside-diphosphate reductase; this translates as MAVEKVMKRDGRIVPFDRERIRWAIQRAMLEVGIHDEKLLNRVVRRVVRRVNELYDGQIPNIENIQDIVELELMRAGLFDVAKAYILYRKKKAEIREEKKKILNKDKLDEIDKRFSLNALRVLASRYLIRNEKGEIVESPRELFERVATLAVIPDLLYDERVYDKDGKHEQDLSRVKYYLEHFEEFDGKYSIGRFKLNKYHFERLVNLYRELAEKGKMKVSIDEFLGMLENGAFDDYEAEIEEYFRLMAGQVFMPNTPALINSGRPLGMLSACFVVPIEDDMESIMKAAHDVAMIQKMGGGTGLNFSKLRPEGDFVGSTAGAASGPVSFMHLIDAVSDVIKQGGVRRGANMGILEVWHPDIEKFIHAKERNTGTNVLSNFNISVGIWEDFWEALKEGKRYPLVNPRTGEKVKEIDPKSLFEELAFMAWSKADPGVIFFDVINRRNVLAEAKGGPIRATNPCVVGETRILTEKGEMKIEELFELAKSKGTETINVIDDGVLGEGGEQRAYLSPVKVIASNGEKVEAYVWKVGFKPAIKIVLEDGTELIGDEEHEVKVKGQYVRLKDLKPGLCVDVYPEGCRKVMRVEPVGKRLVYTLTMKKVHEYVANGIVSKNCGEEPLYEYESCNLASINLAKFVKYDDEGKPYFDWDEYAYVIQKVAKYLDNAIDVNRFPLPEIDHNTKLTRRIGVGMMGLADALFKLGIPYNSEEGFAFMRKATEYLTFYAYKYSVEAAKKRGTFPLYEKSRYKDGELPVEGFYHREIWTLPWDELVEEIKRHGVRNGMVTTCPPTGSVSMIADTSSGIEPIFALVYKKSVTVGEFYYVDPVFESELKKRGLWSEQLLKKISDNYGSVQGLEEIPEDMQRVFVTSMDVHWLDHILAQANIQLWLTDSASKTINMPNDATVEDVKAAYLLAYKLGCKGITVYRDGSLSVQVYSVEGEKRKRVPAKPSKYAVEKLKAVVEAEPWLAKFINVEAILNGTNGKEKKEAPALSFSLSTAKTITPKTPEHPHHAEKPEIPEEKIKELLGVAYCPVCYEKDGELVELRMESGCATCPRCGWSKCVIS